From Streptomyces sp. NBC_00370, a single genomic window includes:
- a CDS encoding universal stress protein, with the protein MMRSVVTGLDGSPESLSAADWAAREAISRGLPLRLIHAWEWQPYNYDTRGSLAGADETRHWAERIPREASAALRRRYPQLPITADQVDGPAVPTLLAAGAEAELLVLGSRGLGALADFLIGSVALEVVAAASRPVVLLRGGEPAEDEQRHAEGARPSKPSDSRDVVLGLDLERPADAVIAFALDAASRRTATLRVVHSWYPPAIYGYAPVGVPADLGVELAADAADALTQTLLPWREKFPDTEVIADVRMGSPAPVLVEAASDASLLVVGRRIRSSSIGSHIGSVTHAAIHHARAPIAVVPHD; encoded by the coding sequence ATGATGCGTAGCGTTGTCACAGGTCTGGATGGTTCACCCGAAAGCCTGTCCGCAGCCGACTGGGCAGCTCGCGAGGCCATCAGCCGCGGGCTGCCACTCCGCCTGATCCATGCTTGGGAATGGCAGCCCTACAACTACGACACAAGAGGATCACTGGCCGGCGCCGATGAGACGCGCCACTGGGCCGAGCGGATACCTCGCGAGGCATCGGCCGCACTACGCCGCCGCTATCCGCAGCTGCCGATCACCGCGGACCAGGTCGACGGCCCGGCGGTCCCCACCCTGTTGGCCGCCGGCGCGGAGGCCGAACTTCTGGTGCTCGGATCGCGCGGCTTGGGCGCGCTGGCCGACTTCCTGATCGGCTCGGTGGCGCTTGAGGTCGTTGCCGCCGCGTCACGGCCGGTGGTGCTCCTGCGCGGCGGCGAGCCGGCGGAAGACGAGCAGCGGCACGCCGAAGGCGCTCGACCGTCGAAGCCTTCCGACAGCCGGGACGTCGTGCTCGGGCTCGACCTGGAGCGCCCCGCTGACGCGGTGATCGCCTTCGCCTTGGACGCCGCGTCCCGTCGCACGGCCACCCTGCGTGTCGTCCACAGCTGGTATCCGCCGGCGATATACGGCTACGCACCGGTGGGTGTGCCTGCGGACCTAGGTGTCGAACTGGCGGCGGACGCGGCAGACGCGTTGACGCAGACGCTGTTGCCGTGGCGGGAGAAGTTCCCCGACACCGAGGTGATCGCCGACGTCCGGATGGGCAGCCCGGCCCCGGTGCTGGTCGAGGCGGCGTCCGACGCTTCGCTGCTGGTCGTCGGCCGCCGCATTCGCAGTTCGTCGATCGGCTCGCACATCGGCTCCGTGACACACGCGGCGATCCACCACGCGAGGGCCCCCATCGCCGTCGTCCCGCACGACTGA
- a CDS encoding pyridoxamine 5'-phosphate oxidase family protein, with the protein MDYHDGFRELGDQECLRLMATASIGRMVFTRHALPAVLPVRYVLDHDSAIVVRTSKASPMVVEVDNAVVAFEADCFDEDARSGWSVVVTGRAGLVRDPGECRRLRALDTQSWANPAGETYIRIACELVAGRSLERPPDAEPSQARRSRDIAHGVCDHLC; encoded by the coding sequence ATGGACTACCACGACGGATTCCGCGAGCTGGGTGATCAAGAGTGCCTGAGACTAATGGCGACGGCCTCTATCGGGCGCATGGTCTTCACGCGCCACGCCCTGCCCGCGGTCCTGCCCGTCAGGTATGTCCTGGACCACGATTCCGCGATTGTCGTCCGTACCTCCAAGGCTTCTCCCATGGTCGTCGAAGTAGACAACGCAGTAGTCGCCTTTGAGGCGGATTGCTTTGATGAAGACGCCCGAAGCGGATGGAGTGTGGTCGTCACTGGTCGGGCCGGGCTGGTGAGGGACCCGGGTGAATGCAGGAGGCTGCGCGCGCTGGACACGCAATCCTGGGCGAACCCCGCGGGGGAGACATATATCAGGATCGCGTGCGAACTCGTCGCGGGGCGGTCGCTTGAACGTCCACCGGATGCCGAGCCGTCGCAGGCAAGACGATCACGGGATATTGCGCACGGAGTGTGCGACCACCTCTGCTGA
- a CDS encoding LysR family transcriptional regulator — translation MDVELRQLRCLIAIVDEGTFTDAAIALGVSQAAVSRTLAALEKRLGVRLLRRTSRETSPTAIGLRVVAHARRVLTEVDHLVQVATSGHVELRVGHPWSALGRLTPAFQHRWRESHPETQLHLLRINSPSAGLAEGTADLAVMRRPLEDRRFEGAIVGLETRWCAMAASDPLGRRRSVRLADLSSRVLLVDQRTGSTNAELWPADARPATQESRDIDDWLTVIATGRCVGVTAQSVVDQYPRPGIVYLPVRDAEPIAVRLVWWRDDPHPATRAVLELLTELYRT, via the coding sequence ATGGATGTCGAGCTGCGTCAGTTGCGCTGCCTCATCGCGATCGTGGACGAGGGCACGTTCACCGACGCCGCGATCGCTCTGGGCGTCTCACAGGCTGCGGTCTCCCGCACACTCGCGGCGCTCGAGAAGCGCCTCGGCGTACGGCTGCTGCGACGTACGTCCCGTGAAACCTCGCCGACCGCGATCGGACTCCGCGTGGTGGCACACGCCCGGCGCGTGCTGACCGAGGTCGACCACCTGGTGCAGGTGGCGACATCGGGCCACGTCGAACTGCGTGTCGGCCACCCCTGGTCGGCACTCGGCCGACTCACACCCGCCTTTCAACACCGGTGGCGGGAATCGCACCCGGAAACACAACTGCACCTGCTGCGCATCAACTCCCCGAGCGCCGGCCTGGCCGAGGGCACCGCGGACCTCGCGGTGATGCGCAGGCCGCTGGAGGACCGCCGCTTCGAGGGCGCCATCGTGGGCCTGGAAACACGCTGGTGCGCGATGGCCGCCTCCGACCCCCTGGGGCGGCGCCGCTCGGTGCGGCTGGCCGATCTCAGCAGCCGCGTCCTGCTCGTCGACCAACGCACCGGGTCGACCAACGCGGAATTGTGGCCCGCGGACGCGCGCCCCGCGACACAGGAGAGCCGCGACATCGACGACTGGCTCACGGTCATCGCCACCGGCCGCTGCGTGGGGGTTACCGCGCAATCCGTCGTTGACCAATATCCGAGGCCCGGCATCGTCTACCTGCCGGTACGCGACGCCGAACCGATCGCCGTACGACTGGTCTGGTGGCGCGACGACCCCCACCCGGCCACCCGCGCCGTACTTGAGCTTCTTACCGAGCTCTACCGCACATGA
- a CDS encoding universal stress protein, with amino-acid sequence MVDQLVDETGRIVVGVDGSAGSEAALRWALAHARQMNASVEAVAAWQYPDMYGYSWGYLPSMPDGGDFSASAEKVLEEAVARVKDQVSTTTAVTTRVIEGHPAQVLMEASRDARVLVVGTRGHGAFAGVLLGSVSQHCVQHAPCPVVVVPRSDAGDAPVAG; translated from the coding sequence ATGGTGGATCAACTCGTAGACGAGACCGGCCGGATCGTCGTGGGAGTGGACGGTTCCGCGGGTTCCGAGGCCGCACTGCGCTGGGCGTTGGCGCATGCCCGGCAGATGAACGCGTCGGTCGAGGCCGTTGCCGCTTGGCAGTACCCCGACATGTACGGCTACTCCTGGGGGTACTTGCCGTCCATGCCGGACGGTGGAGACTTCTCAGCGTCCGCCGAGAAAGTGCTGGAAGAAGCCGTTGCGCGCGTGAAGGACCAGGTCAGCACGACGACTGCGGTGACGACCCGGGTGATCGAGGGACACCCGGCTCAGGTGCTCATGGAAGCTTCGCGCGACGCCCGGGTGCTGGTGGTCGGAACCCGGGGACACGGCGCCTTCGCCGGTGTCTTGCTCGGTTCCGTCAGCCAGCACTGCGTCCAGCACGCGCCCTGTCCCGTCGTCGTCGTTCCGCGATCGGACGCGGGCGACGCCCCAGTAGCCGGGTGA
- a CDS encoding pentapeptide repeat-containing protein gives MGTGSSDGGRRGWRAALASLIGIAGLVALGALFVVVPGVVVDHDLAGVAVAPQDRLSAVSDVRTTLLQVVGGLVVLFGAYATWRQLRVSQEGLRAAQLGYVTDRFSRAVDQLGSDKPDVRIGGLHALWQIGEQSARDRDAVLSIQAAYLRTHLPWTSTGPGSAANVSINDVAPLETRAADAQVALTALGVLCQHPRDNPWLNLSSTDLRRADCDGLWLPEINFDRSCLEAAGFYHANLTQSSLVSANLRHANFTTAILRRARCVLADLRGAKLVSADLRDTDFTETNLREANLRKADARGAVFRNADLRMADLRGTDLTTADLLRVRLTDALASEHTRWPSGFDHAGAGVITTDDPGPEPSPLLQPPTMFWQVPPLSSAP, from the coding sequence ATGGGGACGGGAAGCTCCGACGGGGGTCGGCGGGGGTGGCGTGCAGCCCTGGCCTCGCTGATCGGGATCGCAGGACTGGTCGCTTTGGGTGCGCTGTTCGTCGTCGTGCCGGGCGTGGTGGTCGACCACGATCTCGCCGGGGTGGCGGTGGCCCCGCAGGATCGCCTGAGCGCGGTCAGCGACGTGCGTACCACGCTGTTGCAGGTGGTCGGTGGCCTTGTCGTACTCTTCGGCGCGTACGCCACCTGGCGGCAGTTGCGGGTCAGTCAGGAGGGACTGCGCGCCGCTCAACTGGGTTACGTCACCGACCGGTTCAGCCGGGCGGTCGACCAACTCGGCAGCGACAAGCCGGATGTGCGCATCGGCGGCCTGCACGCGCTGTGGCAGATCGGGGAGCAGTCCGCCCGGGACCGCGACGCCGTACTCTCGATCCAGGCCGCGTACCTGCGCACGCACTTGCCCTGGACGTCCACGGGACCGGGATCAGCGGCGAACGTGTCCATCAACGATGTCGCGCCGTTGGAGACCCGTGCCGCGGACGCCCAGGTGGCGCTGACCGCTCTCGGCGTGCTGTGCCAGCATCCCCGCGACAATCCCTGGCTCAACCTCAGCTCCACCGACCTTCGGCGGGCCGACTGCGACGGGCTGTGGCTGCCCGAGATCAACTTTGACCGCTCCTGCCTGGAGGCAGCGGGCTTCTACCACGCCAATTTGACGCAGTCGTCCCTGGTCTCGGCCAACCTGCGGCATGCCAACTTCACGACGGCGATCCTCCGCCGGGCTCGCTGCGTTCTGGCCGACCTGCGCGGCGCGAAACTGGTCAGTGCGGACCTGCGCGACACCGACTTCACCGAGACCAACCTGCGCGAGGCCAACCTTCGTAAGGCAGACGCCCGGGGCGCGGTCTTCCGCAACGCCGATCTCCGCATGGCCGACCTGCGCGGCACCGACCTGACTACGGCTGATCTTCTCCGGGTACGGCTGACCGACGCTCTTGCCAGCGAGCACACCCGCTGGCCGAGCGGCTTCGACCACGCGGGCGCCGGAGTCATCACCACCGACGACCCCGGCCCCGAGCCATCGCCTCTCCTTCAGCCTCCAACGATGTTCTGGCAAGTCCCGCCCCTGAGTTCCGCGCCGTAG
- a CDS encoding lectin yields MKRWRLPLALSVMLLGLAAPTAAHADTPVTAPASRSATAAAAAAADPASLVNPLLGTSNAGNTFPGADTPFGMVSWSPDTSSRPPGGNYAYSDNVVTGFSLNHLSGPGCGAMGDIPVLPTTGTVDGAATQTFSHSSESADAGAYAVTLGNGVKTELTTTARSGMARFTFPSTTQANLLFKLNADKATNLHFTKVSSTEVSGSVDAGLFCASAPSYTAYFDMVFDQPMTGNGSFNGGNSVTFNTTGNRVVQAKVGLSYVSIAGATANRAAENAGWDFNGTRTAAHNAWNSVLGKIAISGGTSDQQKVFYTSLYHSLLHPNLLSDSDGKYWGFDHQVHTVSGRQKAQYGTYSGWDIYRTQAQLEALVAPQQASDSAQSLVNDYAQAGFFPKWSLNSAETQVMNGDPGPAIVADYYAFGARDFDTSAAKNAMVKQGTTSNPIRMGLDLQTKYGYLPSDGSYPKDFYGSVATLLEYSAQDFATSAFAGALGDTTTRSQFANRAQDWRNVFNTSSGFMQPKQTNGSWTSGFNPTSSDQFVEGTSWQYTGAVPHNIRGLADAMGGNAKMATYLDSVLSDLGGSGGSHADLGNEPSIELPWEYDYIGQPWKTQQIVRKVQDQLWPNDPANWKVGNDDLGTMSAWYVWSAMGFYPETPGTSDLALGSPLFTKVSVTLGNGKTITVNAPQAADNAPYVQSATLNGANWNNAYLPASFATGGGTLDLTLGTTANTNWATAASSAPPSYNGDGGAKPPGPPAGRTGPVTSANGGKCLDDNAASTANGSKIQIWSCNSSPAQQVTVAGDGTLRILGKCVEVTGNGGSANGTLVELWDCNGGTNQKWTYTTSTGAVRNPQSGRCLDVPNATTTDGTQLEIWDCNGANNQKWSLPS; encoded by the coding sequence ATGAAACGATGGCGCCTGCCACTTGCCCTCTCCGTGATGCTGCTGGGGCTCGCCGCCCCGACCGCCGCTCACGCCGACACGCCCGTCACCGCCCCCGCCTCGCGCAGCGCGACCGCCGCCGCGGCGGCGGCGGCGGATCCAGCATCTCTGGTCAATCCGCTGCTCGGCACGTCCAACGCCGGAAACACCTTCCCCGGCGCCGACACTCCGTTCGGCATGGTCTCGTGGAGCCCCGACACGTCCTCCCGTCCGCCCGGCGGTAACTACGCGTACTCTGACAACGTTGTCACCGGCTTCAGTCTCAACCATCTGTCCGGGCCGGGCTGTGGCGCCATGGGCGACATCCCCGTGCTGCCGACCACCGGCACCGTGGACGGCGCCGCCACCCAGACGTTCTCGCACAGCAGCGAGTCGGCCGACGCGGGAGCGTATGCGGTCACCCTGGGCAACGGCGTGAAGACGGAACTCACCACCACGGCCCGCTCCGGAATGGCGCGCTTCACGTTCCCTTCGACCACACAGGCCAATCTGCTGTTCAAACTGAACGCGGACAAGGCCACCAATCTGCACTTCACCAAGGTGAGCAGCACCGAGGTCAGCGGCTCGGTGGACGCCGGGCTGTTCTGCGCTTCCGCCCCGTCGTACACCGCGTACTTCGACATGGTCTTCGACCAGCCCATGACCGGCAACGGCAGCTTCAACGGCGGGAATTCGGTCACCTTCAACACCACCGGCAACAGGGTGGTGCAGGCCAAGGTCGGCCTGTCCTACGTCTCGATCGCCGGCGCCACCGCCAACCGAGCTGCGGAAAACGCCGGTTGGGACTTCAACGGAACCCGGACCGCCGCGCACAACGCGTGGAACAGCGTCCTGGGCAAGATCGCGATCAGCGGCGGCACGTCGGACCAGCAGAAGGTGTTCTACACCTCGCTGTACCACTCGCTGCTGCACCCCAACCTGCTCAGCGACAGCGACGGGAAGTACTGGGGCTTCGACCATCAGGTGCACACGGTGTCGGGCCGGCAGAAGGCTCAGTACGGCACCTACTCCGGTTGGGACATCTACCGCACCCAGGCGCAGTTGGAGGCACTGGTCGCGCCACAACAGGCAAGTGACAGCGCCCAGTCGCTGGTCAACGACTACGCGCAAGCCGGCTTCTTCCCCAAGTGGTCACTGAACTCGGCCGAGACCCAGGTCATGAACGGCGATCCGGGGCCGGCGATCGTGGCGGACTACTACGCCTTCGGGGCACGGGACTTCGACACCAGCGCCGCCAAGAACGCCATGGTGAAGCAGGGCACCACCAGCAATCCGATCCGGATGGGCCTGGACCTGCAGACGAAGTACGGATATCTGCCCTCGGACGGCAGCTATCCGAAGGACTTCTACGGCTCGGTGGCGACCCTGCTCGAATACAGCGCACAGGACTTCGCCACCTCCGCCTTCGCCGGCGCTCTCGGCGACACCACCACCCGGAGTCAGTTCGCCAACCGTGCCCAGGACTGGCGCAACGTCTTCAACACCTCCAGCGGATTCATGCAGCCCAAGCAGACGAACGGCTCCTGGACGTCGGGCTTCAATCCCACCAGCAGCGATCAGTTCGTCGAGGGCACGTCCTGGCAGTACACCGGGGCGGTGCCGCACAACATCCGCGGCCTGGCCGACGCCATGGGCGGCAACGCCAAGATGGCCACCTACCTCGACAGCGTGCTGTCCGACCTCGGCGGGTCGGGCGGCTCGCACGCCGACCTGGGCAATGAACCTTCGATCGAACTGCCTTGGGAATACGACTACATCGGGCAGCCGTGGAAGACCCAGCAGATCGTCCGCAAGGTCCAGGACCAACTGTGGCCGAACGACCCGGCCAACTGGAAGGTCGGCAACGACGACCTGGGCACCATGAGCGCCTGGTACGTCTGGTCCGCCATGGGTTTCTACCCCGAGACACCCGGTACGTCCGACCTGGCGCTGGGCAGTCCGCTGTTCACCAAGGTCAGCGTCACCCTGGGCAATGGCAAGACGATCACCGTCAACGCCCCCCAGGCCGCTGACAACGCGCCTTACGTCCAGAGCGCCACACTCAACGGCGCCAACTGGAACAACGCCTACCTGCCGGCGTCGTTCGCGACCGGTGGCGGCACCCTCGACCTCACTCTCGGCACCACCGCCAACACCAATTGGGCCACTGCGGCCTCCTCCGCACCCCCCTCGTACAACGGCGACGGCGGCGCCAAGCCCCCCGGGCCGCCGGCGGGCCGTACCGGTCCGGTGACGTCGGCGAACGGCGGCAAGTGCCTGGATGACAACGCCGCTTCGACGGCGAACGGCAGCAAGATCCAGATCTGGAGCTGCAACAGCTCCCCCGCCCAGCAGGTCACCGTGGCAGGCGACGGCACCCTGCGGATCCTGGGCAAATGCGTCGAGGTCACCGGCAACGGCGGATCCGCCAACGGCACCCTCGTCGAACTCTGGGACTGCAACGGCGGCACCAACCAGAAATGGACCTACACCACCTCCACCGGCGCGGTGCGCAACCCCCAGTCCGGCCGCTGCCTCGACGTACCCAACGCCACCACCACCGACGGAACCCAACTCGAAATCTGGGACTGCAACGGAGCAAACAACCAGAAATGGAGCCTACCCTCCTGA
- a CDS encoding cation-transporting P-type ATPase, with protein sequence MTSPSTRPAELFRDLRTSRQGLASKEAARRQLIYGPNELTRRGGRRWPRELLTQFTQPVAILLALAAVLAWAPEVRTGQLNRTP encoded by the coding sequence GTGACTTCGCCGAGTACACGGCCGGCCGAGCTCTTCCGCGACTTGCGGACCTCGCGGCAGGGGCTGGCGAGCAAGGAAGCGGCTCGGCGTCAACTGATCTACGGACCGAACGAGTTGACGCGCCGTGGGGGTCGTCGCTGGCCCCGTGAACTGCTGACCCAGTTCACGCAGCCAGTGGCGATCCTGCTCGCTCTGGCAGCCGTTCTGGCCTGGGCTCCGGAGGTGCGGACCGGGCAGTTGAACCGCACGCCTTGA
- a CDS encoding slipin family protein → MAVLIFLLVIAVIVGIVALAMAVKVVKQYEKGVLFRFGRLVGTRSPGLRLIVPFVDVLRRVSLRIVTMPIQSQGIITRDNVSVDVSAVAYFRVVDAVKSVIAIENVRTAIDQIAQTTLRKVVGQHTLDETLSETDRINLGIREILDVTTTEWGVEVTLVELKDIQLPDSMKRAMARQAEAEREKRAKIINAEGESMAAAALGDASDIMMEHPLALQLRNLQSLVEIGVDKNTTVVFPAPLMSTIGELGSFLARETAAAAIPASPIGAAKPAPAPVLNGAGASV, encoded by the coding sequence ATGGCAGTTCTGATTTTCCTTCTGGTCATCGCGGTCATCGTGGGCATCGTGGCTCTCGCGATGGCGGTCAAGGTGGTCAAGCAGTACGAGAAGGGTGTGCTGTTCAGGTTCGGCAGACTGGTGGGGACGCGTTCGCCAGGACTGCGGCTCATCGTTCCGTTCGTCGATGTCCTTCGCCGGGTGTCGCTGCGGATCGTCACCATGCCCATTCAGTCCCAGGGCATCATCACGCGGGACAACGTGAGCGTCGACGTGTCGGCCGTCGCCTACTTCCGGGTGGTCGACGCCGTGAAATCGGTGATCGCGATCGAGAACGTGCGCACGGCGATCGACCAGATAGCGCAGACGACTCTGCGCAAGGTCGTCGGCCAGCACACGCTCGACGAGACGCTGTCGGAGACGGACCGGATCAATCTGGGCATACGCGAGATACTCGACGTGACGACCACCGAATGGGGCGTTGAGGTCACCCTGGTCGAGCTCAAGGACATACAACTACCGGACAGCATGAAGCGGGCCATGGCCCGTCAGGCGGAAGCTGAGCGGGAGAAGCGAGCGAAGATCATCAATGCCGAAGGTGAATCGATGGCAGCCGCCGCACTTGGCGATGCCTCGGACATCATGATGGAGCACCCGCTCGCGCTCCAGCTCCGCAACCTGCAGAGCCTGGTCGAGATAGGCGTCGACAAGAACACGACCGTCGTCTTCCCTGCCCCGCTGATGAGCACCATCGGCGAACTCGGCTCCTTCCTCGCCCGTGAGACCGCCGCCGCTGCGATCCCCGCGTCGCCGATCGGCGCCGCGAAGCCCGCCCCCGCACCCGTGCTGAACGGTGCCGGCGCGTCGGTGTGA
- a CDS encoding EamA family transporter: protein MQAAPTRPAGRAVLPTKRGSVPIAGVCTMLASGLSTQLGAAIGSLAFPVLGPVGVVAVRQYVAAAVLLVLGRPRLRSFTRRQWGLVLLLAADFGVTNLSLYTAIDRVGLGLAVTLEFLGPLTIALAGSRRRVDLGCAVLAVAGVVALMRPRPTADYLGMGLGLLAAAGWAGYILLNRSVGQRIPGAQGSAAAAVLSALVFLPVGAGVAVHHTPSAGALGAAVAAGVLSSAVPFLADLFTLRRVPAEAFGLFMSVNPVLAAAVGAFALGQKLDVAAWLSIAAIIAANAISILAQPRHA, encoded by the coding sequence ATGCAAGCAGCCCCCACTCGCCCAGCAGGCCGCGCCGTCCTGCCCACGAAACGCGGCTCCGTGCCCATCGCCGGGGTCTGCACGATGCTCGCCAGCGGCCTTTCGACCCAGCTCGGCGCCGCGATCGGGTCGCTGGCCTTCCCGGTGCTCGGCCCTGTCGGCGTCGTCGCGGTCCGCCAGTACGTCGCGGCGGCGGTGCTGCTCGTCCTCGGTCGGCCCCGCCTTCGGTCCTTCACACGGCGCCAGTGGGGGCTGGTGCTGCTGCTCGCGGCCGACTTCGGTGTGACGAACCTGTCGCTCTACACCGCGATCGACCGGGTCGGTCTCGGCCTGGCGGTGACCCTGGAGTTCCTCGGCCCCCTCACGATCGCACTGGCCGGCTCGCGCAGACGCGTGGACCTGGGCTGCGCCGTACTCGCCGTGGCGGGAGTCGTCGCGCTGATGCGCCCGCGCCCGACCGCCGATTACCTCGGCATGGGGCTCGGTCTGCTCGCCGCTGCCGGCTGGGCCGGTTACATCCTTCTCAACCGTTCCGTCGGGCAGCGCATCCCCGGGGCACAGGGATCGGCCGCCGCAGCGGTGCTGTCCGCCTTGGTCTTCCTGCCCGTCGGAGCCGGCGTCGCGGTACACCACACGCCGTCCGCCGGGGCGCTCGGTGCGGCTGTCGCGGCCGGCGTCCTGTCCTCCGCTGTGCCGTTCCTCGCGGACCTGTTCACGCTGCGCCGCGTTCCCGCTGAGGCGTTCGGGTTGTTCATGAGCGTCAACCCGGTGCTCGCCGCGGCCGTTGGTGCGTTCGCTCTGGGACAGAAGCTCGACGTGGCGGCCTGGTTGAGTATCGCGGCGATCATCGCGGCCAACGCCATCAGTATCCTCGCGCAGCCGAGGCACGCTTGA
- a CDS encoding universal stress protein, translating into MNIQETNVPEFAGARPIVVGVNGSRASLAALQWAVVEAAKLNVPLVMVHAWEPSGRLRAPYATVTDRRTPAEDRATGQRLVQAAVSAVLTAHPGADVRAALTEGPPVPVLLRYTDDALLLALGQSLYQDGSPTVLGPVTRACVSESRCPVVTVPDSPVTAHHSELPAVTPLEAAFVG; encoded by the coding sequence ATGAACATCCAAGAGACCAACGTGCCGGAGTTTGCCGGAGCACGGCCGATTGTCGTGGGGGTGAACGGATCCCGCGCGTCTCTCGCTGCCCTGCAATGGGCCGTGGTCGAGGCGGCGAAGCTCAATGTGCCTCTCGTGATGGTTCACGCCTGGGAGCCGTCGGGACGTCTCCGCGCGCCGTACGCGACTGTGACCGACCGTCGTACGCCGGCCGAGGATCGGGCCACCGGGCAGCGGCTGGTCCAGGCCGCCGTGTCGGCTGTCCTGACGGCCCATCCGGGCGCCGATGTGCGGGCGGCGCTGACCGAGGGGCCGCCGGTGCCGGTACTTCTGCGCTACACCGACGACGCCCTGCTGCTGGCACTCGGGCAGAGCCTCTACCAGGACGGATCGCCGACCGTGCTCGGTCCTGTGACCCGCGCGTGCGTCAGCGAGTCTCGTTGCCCCGTCGTGACTGTGCCGGACTCCCCAGTGACAGCGCACCACAGCGAACTCCCGGCCGTAACGCCCCTGGAGGCGGCCTTCGTCGGCTGA
- a CDS encoding alpha/beta fold hydrolase: protein MPGFTLTDHLFSVPLDHDRPDGEHIEIYAREVVATGRERERLPWLLFLQGGPGMRPPRPVGRDSWLDRALDDYRVLLLDQRGTGRSSPITRQTLPARGGPAAQADYLTHFRADAIVRDAELIRRELSDEPWSLLGQSFGGMCTVTYLSFAPEGLREAIITGGLPALRVTADEVYRAAYPRVHRKNTAYYRRYPQDAAPVRRIAAHLIERPAPMPDGSLLTVEAFQSLGLMLGMSDGADVLHYLLEDAWAGAELSDGFLDRAAAFLSYIQLPLNPLMHELSYAQRGTGATNWAAQRVRGEFPQFDARRALAGDDPMLFTGEMTYPSHFDQPCLAPLREAAETLFARADWPDLYDPRRLAANDVPVAAAVYLDDMYVDAAYSLQTAETIRGLRLWATNEYEHDGLRASGGRVLDHLLRMLHGRTGHP, encoded by the coding sequence ATGCCCGGTTTCACGCTGACCGATCACCTCTTCTCCGTCCCTCTCGACCATGACCGTCCGGACGGCGAGCACATCGAGATCTACGCTCGCGAGGTCGTGGCCACCGGCCGCGAGCGCGAGCGGCTTCCCTGGCTGCTGTTTCTGCAAGGCGGCCCCGGCATGCGGCCGCCGCGGCCGGTCGGCCGGGACTCCTGGCTGGACCGCGCGCTTGACGACTACCGCGTCCTCCTGCTCGACCAGCGCGGCACGGGCCGTTCCAGTCCGATCACCCGTCAAACGCTCCCGGCCCGTGGCGGGCCCGCCGCGCAGGCCGACTACCTCACCCATTTCCGCGCCGACGCGATTGTCCGCGACGCCGAACTGATCAGGCGCGAGCTGAGCGACGAACCGTGGTCGTTGCTCGGCCAGAGCTTCGGCGGCATGTGCACCGTCACCTACCTCTCGTTCGCTCCCGAGGGCCTGCGCGAGGCGATCATCACCGGCGGTCTGCCCGCTTTGCGCGTCACCGCGGACGAGGTCTACCGCGCCGCCTATCCGCGCGTGCACCGCAAGAACACCGCGTACTACCGCCGGTACCCGCAGGACGCCGCCCCGGTCCGCCGCATCGCCGCTCACCTGATCGAGCGCCCGGCCCCCATGCCGGACGGATCCTTGCTCACCGTCGAGGCCTTCCAGTCGCTCGGGCTGATGCTCGGCATGAGCGACGGCGCGGACGTGCTGCACTACCTTCTCGAAGACGCCTGGGCCGGAGCGGAGCTGTCCGACGGCTTCCTCGACCGCGCAGCGGCTTTCCTCAGCTACATCCAACTGCCGCTGAACCCGCTCATGCATGAACTCTCCTACGCCCAGCGCGGCACCGGCGCGACGAACTGGGCGGCTCAGCGGGTGCGCGGCGAGTTCCCCCAGTTCGACGCGCGCAGAGCGTTGGCCGGGGACGACCCGATGCTGTTCACCGGCGAGATGACCTACCCGTCCCACTTCGACCAGCCCTGTCTCGCACCCCTGCGCGAGGCGGCCGAAACGCTGTTCGCCCGCGCGGACTGGCCCGACCTCTACGATCCCCGGCGCCTGGCCGCGAACGACGTCCCCGTGGCCGCCGCCGTCTACCTCGACGACATGTACGTCGATGCCGCGTACTCGCTGCAGACCGCCGAGACCATCAGGGGCCTGCGGCTGTGGGCGACCAACGAGTACGAGCACGACGGGCTTCGCGCCAGCGGCGGACGCGTCCTCGACCACCTGCTGCGCATGCTGCACGGCCGGACCGGCCACCCTTGA